The window GCAGTCAACTGCTTGTTACCCCATCAGGTTTCAGCACTTTGGTGACAGTCACGGACTGGAAGAAGGACCTGCTTCGAGGCTGCTGACTCGGCAACTGATCGGCGGGCGGCCTCAGAATCTGATCCAAACCACCAGAGGACACGGCAGAGTCCAGGTCTGGAAAAATCAAGATCTATTTATGCTGTTTGATGAGTGAAAATGTACCCAAGCTAGTTAGCTGCTAAAGTAGCCACATTTGAGATAGTTAGTGTATTCAATGATTTTGATAAAGGGGAATATTGCAGGGAAATTTTGCATAATAGTTTATTAACCGATTTTCCCATCACAATTTGCTTGtgtctcaaattttgttttgtcaCGCTAAGCAAAAAAATggtaacacaaaaaaaaaaaaatcacccaccTTTGTCTTCTTTACGCTCGTCTGTTGGAATTTTCTGCAGCCTTTGTCTCCAGACATCATTGAACTAAAGACAAAAAGAGAGTGCTTGAAAGTTTGCATTAAAATACTTACATTTGCTGGAATGGAATTCTCAATTACTTTAGAAAAAGGGGTGACGCCTGGGAAATGTGGGGACTCATAGGAAGGATGGATATCAGTTCTCCTCTGGCTGTCACTATCAGGAGATTTGAGCATGAAGTCTCTCAAGGGGTTACCGCTGGATCCACGACTTCCCTCCTGCCGTGGCGGTGGCGCAATGCTGGGAATACCTACAATAAATAATGACAGCTCAAAATATTTCCCAATTGTAATCCCTAAAATGTCAGCATTACCAGAATGTGAGTCCCAGCGACCCAGCTGGGAAAAGATCTCCTCCATCTCCCTGAGGACCTGGCCAAACAGTGGCGGTTCTTGGATTCTCATCCCGTCGGGACTGAAGCTGAAGCCGAATTTCAGAGCGCTGTCAAAGGGGTCCTGCCCGTCCCCCCGGAAGCCATCATAGTAGAAggaatcatcttcgtcatcgtCATCTTCATCCCGGGTCATGGAATCAAAGAAGGGGTCCCTATTTGATTGAATAAGCAGTCAAAATGTGTGATGAGTTCCACAACAGTTGTGTATTGACAAcgaacaaaatataaataaaaataataatttagatTTATAAACTACTGACAAAATGTCAGGGATATTCAGCTTTCTGCTGGGATTCAAACCATTAATCTTGACACAGTAATTTGATTTGACCTTTCAACTTTAGAAAATAATTATTAATGGTTTTATTACTTTTCACATTTGATGCTGTTCTAATTTCCCGATTGCAATTAATAACCAACGTGCGCTAGTTTGGTTTTAATTAACTGAGACAGCCACCAATCTTAGTTTAAAGAAAATACTACGCGAGTTAGTTCACGATTATATGGGACCACTGAATATTAAATGACATTCGCCACATTGTGTAAACAGAAAATATTGCAAAAGTTTGAAAGGTACGCAACAACATTTGAACACACGGCCGAATAAAGTAGAACTCGCTAGGTAAAAGATGTGAATACTATGGAAGCGCAGAAAAAGCACATTTGGGTCAACTTGCTCTTGCGAGCTAAATGTTAGCAGCTGTCATTTTGGCTCCTTGCTAACTTACCTTCGCCCACGAAAATGGCCACCGGGAACGCCAAAGAAGCCGCGAAATAGATCAAAAACGCTCATTGAGTCAagcttgattttttaaaaaaaggaaaaaaggtaATTTAACGCATTACTACGACGCGTTGACTGTGGAAAATAAGCGTGTAGTTTGCTTTACGATTGCCAACAGTGTCGTAAAGTGCTATTATCACGTGACAACGTAAAGTAGTTTTTACCGTAATGGTGATAGCCAATGCGCACCGTGAAACTCATTTGTTTAATTACCCAATTGAATTTCTAAAGAAAATCTTAATTCTAAAACAGTAACAAAAATATACACATCGTTTTTATTACTTTAGCCATGGATTCCTCAAGACATTCACATGTAACTATGatgaaaatgtctttgtttattaatatttgtacttttttttttttttacaaaataaaaaaaggaacaaaaaccTCTAATAAGATCTGCAAGGAACTGGAGAAGTAAAGCGAACAAACAGGCACTACAGTACTTTTTCGTTTATATGTACAAGACGTTTTTCCATTtacatgttttcttttaaaatgcacagtacaaaaaaaaaaaaaatcactgacaaaaacaaacaaacataagtACAATTCTGTCCATCAGTATTGGATGCTCTAAAGTTTCCTTGAAAATGTGCAGGGAAGGGTGGTGGCGCATGGAGAGGTCTCCCAAACCGAAAAGACATTGTTATTGGAAGGCAGATCGGGGTGCAGATTGGCCTTGGGAAGGATCACTCAATAACTTGTGACAACATATTTATATGGTAACAGTTACTGTACATGTTTTATACACTATGAAAAGTCTGTGCTaggcaaaaaaacaaagcacagTAAACAACCCCCACCAGTCTTGTGTACAAACATGCACGCAGTCACATGACAAACCTCCTCACTCCAAGCCAGCtcacatatatttatatatataatatatctaTATTTAGTCAAAAATAAACTTCACAACTCTACCAAATCCAGAGAATTGTTTCTTCCAACTTAAAAAGGACATAAAAGAGTTGAGAACCCAAAACAGCAATCAAGTAAATGAATAGTTTGAGCAGAGGAGGCGTCTGATAAGCACCTCCAGCCCCATCCATCGCCACCATCCCGCATTACTTCATTCCTCCCAATTagtaagaaagaaaaagaaagttgggggggggatAGAGAGCACAACAATAACATAAAATACCCATAAGGGGAACACATTCTTTTTAGGAAATAATTCTGTTACTTAAGTAAAAGGGGTCGGTGCTGAACACAATACAATTTCCCCAAACGCTCGAAAAGTGAGTCAAACTATTTGTACCCTTCCCAGTTCCATCCCGACACATCCCCAAAGGGAAGGAGAAAGAGGCGAAGGATGAGAAGAAGGAAGATGAGGTGGTGGGGACTCAGCAGGAGGAAACCTTCAATGAAGTTGTTTTTCCAGGTATTGGATGCTAGTTGGCGCCCCAGTTGTAGCTGTTGTATGGCGACTTATTGATCTGAGACTTCTGTTGGATGGATGCGGTCTGATTGCGCTGGCCGCTCCCGCTCTGTGAAAACACAGCGAGGGTGAGGAAAGAGAAGTAAAAAGGAGGGACAACGAAAGAATCGGCTTAAGAGTCTCACCTGTGGGTCCTGCTGCAGATGATGGTGGAGGATCTGCGAGTGGGGCTGCTGGTGCGGCGCCAGGATGTGCATGAAGGGGGCCGGGGCGTAGCCTGCTGCGGCCGGGGCATTGATTGGTCCGCCGCTGCCCAGTGCGGACGGGAGGCTGAAAGACGCCGTGGGAGTGGCGGCGTGGAAACCCTGCTTCTCAAATGACTGCTGGAcagatgcaaaaaaacaacaacgcccAGTTAACACAGCACAGTACTAataaagctgtggttctccatTTTAGAGAGTACTTGCCTGCGTCTTTGTGTAAACTGAACCCGAAATATCAGGTACCCCGGTGTTGCTCGAGGTCACAGACACTCCTAGAAAAGACCAAGGCAAATTCAACGACTGAGAAGCAATTCATCGACGTGTTTGAGCCCGCCGCCAGCAAGCTACATCGTTTCCAGCCCGACTGTCGTGTGGCATTCGCTGGTGTGTTAGGGGTTCGCTGTGGCACACCTTGTATCGTCGGCACGGCACTCACCGACTCCTGGGCCGCTGACAGAGTTGGCCGGTTTGTTTTgagcggcagcagcggcggcagcagcagcggcagcagctgcCGCGGCGGCGGCCACGGCATTGCCGTAGCCGCCCTTACAGAAATCCCCACTCCCTGAAGCCTGGCCCACATCCTCATAGCCTGCAACAGTCGAGACACACAGGCGCAGCCCACAGCGTTAGACACAGCAAGACCTGCCTCAGAGAGCACTGGCAAACTAACAATAGTTTGCAAGTGCTTTGTGAGGGAGGGccaaagggggggtggggggtaggtTGTGTATGGGAAGGTGGAAAGTAAGCTGGAGTGATGGCAggaagcagcagaagcagcaacacaaataataataatgataataataagttTGTTTGATAGGAAGTGATATTGGTGTAATTCTCAAGATGGCAGATGCAAACATACTTTCAGTCAAACagaatatctaaaaaaaaaaaatgttttaccctAACACCAAGAAGCCACCAGATGGCGCCAAATATGTTGGACCACAAATATGCAGTAGTCCACTTGCCTTAACATACAAAGAGCCAGCTCAGCTTTTACTGTCTTATCAAGCAACTTTGGATAACGTCTGCATCAAGGGCATTCACAGCCAAGGCCAATAAcagcagcaaaacaaaacagctttaAAAACATTGACGTCAGCATTCCATTCTGTTGATAGTCAACGTAGGGTTACAAAGACAGTTGTCGTGTTAGCCGCCAGTCACGTCATACTAGCTCAAGACTTGGTCTCCATTCACGGTGGCTCACCAGTGGTGTATCCATGGGAACCATAGCCGCTGGCCTGTTGGAAGGGTGTGGCCGACGCGCCGACATTCACTCCGTGCTGCTTTGACGAGGTAGGACCCACCTGAAAGTACACAAAAAGAATACCCATCGCTAGAATCCAGAGAGCAACTCAAAAAGTGCCTTGCTGCTACATTTGTGTC of the Syngnathus typhle isolate RoL2023-S1 ecotype Sweden linkage group LG20, RoL_Styp_1.0, whole genome shotgun sequence genome contains:
- the hax1 gene encoding HCLS1-associated protein X-1 isoform X1; translation: MSVFDLFRGFFGVPGGHFRGRRDPFFDSMTRDEDDDDEDDSFYYDGFRGDGQDPFDSALKFGFSFSPDGMRIQEPPLFGQVLREMEEIFSQLGRWDSHSGNADILGITIGKYFELSLFIVGIPSIAPPPRQEGSRGSSGNPLRDFMLKSPDSDSQRRTDIHPSYESPHFPGVTPFSKFNDVWRQRLQKIPTDERKEDKDLDSAVSSGGLDQILRPPADQLPSQQPRSRSFFQSVTVTKVLKPDGTMEERRTVRDGKGNEETTVTRSGGRSGQEGPGLHTGPALPGSSFSDMPDDDSDFFSKLFGGFK
- the hax1 gene encoding HCLS1-associated protein X-1 isoform X2, encoding MSVFDLFRGFFGVPGGHFRGRRDPFFDSMTRDEDDDDEDDSFYYDGFRGDGQDPFDSALKFGFSFSPDGMRIQEPPLFGQVLREMEEIFSQLGRWDSHSGIPSIAPPPRQEGSRGSSGNPLRDFMLKSPDSDSQRRTDIHPSYESPHFPGVTPFSKFNDVWRQRLQKIPTDERKEDKDLDSAVSSGGLDQILRPPADQLPSQQPRSRSFFQSVTVTKVLKPDGTMEERRTVRDGKGNEETTVTRSGGRSGQEGPGLHTGPALPGSSFSDMPDDDSDFFSKLFGGFK